In Phyllopteryx taeniolatus isolate TA_2022b chromosome 5, UOR_Ptae_1.2, whole genome shotgun sequence, the DNA window TTGTGAAATTTTTAATGTGGTgaagttaaataaatatttaggtTGAATACGATTATTTCTGATTAGATTTCACGATgtaattcaattgaatatattattttaattagttacgtttttttgtgtgacaaaaatcaatcaatcttaaatcaattattaaaatatgaattactGAAAGAGTGTGAAATAATTTGTGATATTGGCCGTTAGTTATTAAAGTCTCAAACTGATATAATTCTATTGAATATAAAAATGTGAAGTGAGGAAtatgtttaataaaattaataaataaattaaatacagtaatttttaaataatatttcacaatgTAATTCAATCTTATGAATTCATTAATAATTGAAGTAATTAATTCAATAATTATGATTgtgcagtatttattttatttgtatttttgtccgAATTTTTCTTTTGCGCCCCCTACAGTCAGATAAAAAATTATTTCGTCAGCTCATCCGGGTCATTATTGAAACATGTCTGTACACAACTAGCTTCGTGTAGATCTTTCCACAACAACATCCCAAGTCATGCCTTTAATAGTTATGTGTGGTTATCCATGCAGTGGTAAAACTCGGAGGGCAGAGGAATTAAAAGTGCATTTCGAACAAAACACCGACAGAAAGGTTCACGTTGTTGGAGACTCGCCACTGTCCGCTGAGAAGAACGTCGTGTATGCAGGTTAAGCTAGCCGCAGCTAACCATCATTGACCACAATAATCTGTTTcgctaaaaaatattttatactcTTGCTATTCTTAGTCTTTTATGTAGCCGTtgggtaaataaatgtttgcgtAAATTTGTGTGAGGTCTTACTGTTCTCTGTTCCACATGACGTATTTTATATAGTTAGGGAAATATCAAATTGATAGAATTTTGAATGGAGTCACGTTCCACTCgtgaaaagtatttatttaactatGTTTAATAGTGTGAGtttagaaaatgtaattatttgcatCATCTCATgtatttaaataagaataaaattacTAGAACAACACAACTTGtagaaaatgaaatgattatttcactaaaacaatacttaatacaaaaaaataatatttatttattatttgtattaatacaTTCATATCACGtttcatgtgtttttaaaaaataaaaagggaaaGATAAATTAATATACATTTGTGGACATGTctaaaaaatgtaatgcaaatACATTTGGCTGCCTGCAGTAAATAAGCGTGGTTTTATGTTGCAGATTCCCAAAAGGAAAAACAGGTCAGAGCTGCACTGAAAGCTGAAGTTGAAAGGTTGGTCCTCCagtgattgattttattttatgtttcgTTGTCTCCATCCTTTTAACATGTGCTTTTGTTGTTTAGGAATGTCAATAAGGATGACATTGTTATATTGGATTCGTTAAACTACATTAAAGGTAATATACTCCTCTCAATTGTAGGCCTGGGTGATGTAGCCTTAAAATGAAAtctcaacaaaaaacaaaagatggtCCTGACCAAAAAAACTCGAATTGATTAATAAAATCCATAAATTACTACAAAATAGTGAGCTTAACTTTGAAAACCTTGCAATTTGTTTCCACTTGCAGGCTACCGCTATGAGCTTTTCTGTCTCATAAAACATGCACAGACACCACACTGCCTGGTAAGGACATTTAAACAATGACAAATTGGaaataaaacttgttttttttaagatgacaaGTGAAAATTATGTGTTTTTAAGGTATATTGTTTGACATCAGGTGATGTGAGCTCAGAGTGGAACACCAGCAGAGATCCAGAGGAGCAGTACACACAGGAAATGTCAGCACATTTAcagcatatgtacagtatgtcttaaAAGTAgaaacattacaaatatattgaCATCTCTCCTGTCTTCTGTAGCTTGGATGCATTAGTTCTGCGGTTCGAAGCACCAGACTCCAGAAACCGGTGGGACAGTCCACTTTTCAACATCCTCCAAGATGATACACTTCCATTTGAAGCCATCACTGACGCGCTCTTCAAAAGAAAAGCACCGCCACCCAACCAGTCCACTCAAAGTGTGAGGCACGGATtaaaaatttgcaaataaaatggatggatgtttgtctgTGAATGAATGCTTTCTTTGCTTTTTCCTATTCCTTGGATATAAGCTCAACAATGCCGTCTGTGTCTCTACAGCAACCACtctcatctgcaaacttctTGTACGAGTTAGACAAGATCACACAGGATGTGTTAATGGTACGTTTTGGATTTTCTGCTCTCACAATAATGGATGCATGGGTCGACCCAACTATGTATTGGCCACAAACAAGAATTTCTGATAATatatattgaacaggtttaacatgtTTATGATTGTCGGCCCTAACCGTTTTCCAAGGAGATCAGTGagaaaaaatcactcttaacacaccccacaacATAGGATtattgctcaggataatctttcctAGACATCCGAGAaacctttgctgactttaatcACCAGGAGGgtgaaatgctcaaatttggctcgACTGTTGCTATGTGCTTAACTTCACTGCAAGGCGTTTTCAtagcagagttccccatatttCCTTCCGTTTTCGATCTTTTGTGATCGGCTGTGATGTCTTAATTCGCCAATCCAATCAATTATGTTATTGATTGGATCCGCAAATTAAGACATTATGGCTGGCACAATCTTGTTTACTCCATAATAATCTTAAAAATAGTTCATCTTTAGCCTCGCGTCTCGTGACGTAATACGTACATGGTGGCCAGGAAAAATGTTTGCTGTTGTGGGAATTATTTGTGGTGTCTGAGACAAATAAAACCCAAGCAACAGTATTTGCAATCTGTGCAACAGTGCTGTACCGTCTACAAAATGCTTCAACCCGACAAATTTAATCAGgcacgagaaggcctggctctcagtcgcagctctaattcatccaaaagtgttcaatagggttgaggtcaggattgtagagggcagtcaagttcatccacatcaaactctcatccatgtctttatgctTAACTTAAACTGGTGTGGCATTAAATAGCTTCAATCCTCTTCTGAAGATTTGTTCACTTTGCCAAACTGattcttgttgtgaagtgagctgagttgagttcactggcaCAATACAGCACTCGTATCTAAAATCTTTACTCGCAAGGCAAAAAATCTGAAACAAGACAGTTTTCTATCTCAAAAAACTCATAAgccgggtcacttgtatctcaaggtgccactgtattagTATGGCGTTTCCCTACTTTCTTTACAGTGTAATCAccaatggatgttttttttttcatgtattttctaCCCTTTTCCAGGCCATTTTTAATGCACAGAAGACAAGTATTCCTGGAGATCGCATTTCAGTTCCAGGAGCAACCGAGAAAATATCCTTTTCTAAACAACCTTACTCGCATAAACAGGTCAGGAGCTATTAGTTTGTATGCAGGCCACATTATAGTGCAACGCCCAATATCATTTTGCTGACTCATCAAGCTCCGCCTCCCGTGAGAGACAGTGTTGGCCATCAACTGGCTTGTGTAAAGGCTGCATGAATGAATAGGAATTAATGAAAGGGACCTCAATTGATCAGAGCTAAAGGTCTCTTTTGTAATGACATGCTAAGCCATGTATAGAGCAAATTACATAGTTTAGTGGATTTTATTGGCAGCTAGAAGAAAACGGTGACGTTACTAAATGTCTACATTTGCTTCTGCACAGCAGCATTTGACTTAAAACCAAGGTCTTTAATAtaatctgttttttgttgtacactgaTTTTGACATACACTTTTCAATTGTCACTAGAACTAATCAGCCAAGCCTATCCACTCAAGTTTGGAGATGATTGAACAGAAATACAGGTCATAACTTAGTCTGCAAAAGTCCTTAACCAGATGTGAAACATCGAGCTGAGCAGGAGCGTCAACATGGCCGAGCTGCGCAAATTCCGGCGCCAGTTCATCAGCTACAGCAAGATGCACCCGACGGAGAACACGGGTCAGATTTCCAAcatgtttgtacagtatgttaataaAAGTCTTCATTGATGAATGTTTGCCACCAATTAAAATATAAGTACTTTTAAATTGGAAATATTGAGTTCCTTTAATCTGCATTATTTTTGAGACACtttaatttgttatttgttCTTTCACTGAATTCTGCAAATCAGTCATGAACATTTGGCCCAACTAAAGCTCCCTTCAGCACTTTGCTCAAGAACACAACGTCCTTAATTCTTTCCAACGGTTTGCTTGACCCGTACACGACCTTCTAAAGcctactttttttcctcccgtTGTAaggaaaatatgaatgaaaGATTTGGACTTATGTAAGAAGATCATGGGGAAAAGGAGGTTGCCCCTTCACGTTGTAATGACGATGAAGAATGAGTCAGCAAACAATGTGCATGATGACTGCTTACATTTTCTAATAAATACAGACGCTTAAAACAATTCGGTGTGATTCAAACAGTCTAATAAGGATGGGATACAAGAGCTAGTTTACTTACTGACAAAAAATAAGGTTTTGCTTAGGCAAACAAGACAGCTAAGCATGACGCTTTTACCATTGTGTGTgcagtttttgtcttttgtaaccGACCTCATCCCATACTGCTTTTGCCCTGAAACAGACTGgatattttgctgttttattatAGATACAAGACTTACACATacacattactgtatattataacTGTAAAACCAAAGACTAGTACTGAGGAGGTAAAAGGAAGATGTGATACATAGAGAAAAATTGGTGAAGCTGTTTCACATTTCCGGATGTACCAAAGGTTATATGGGTATAATTGTGCAAGGTACAATAATATGGACGGATGTACGTATATTACATCACAAATCTTTGAATACACGCTGCATTAATGATATTGCATTGTATAAATTGGATCAATTCACTGAATCTGAATTAGTGGcagttttatatttaatagaGTAGTGATTTGGTTGGAAAAGTTACTTTTCGTTCTCGTCATCCTAGCTCCCCTGGTGTGTTTTCCAAGCAGCTAAGTGAGCATGGCTAGCAAAATGGAatttttgtatatacagtaatcccccactATTTACAGGTGATATGGTCTGAGCCCTACTACAAATAGTGAAAACCATgtacccctccaaaaaaaaattataattaactatattaatagtttgaactgtaaatataccacaaactatgatcacaaaagttttatttcatttcaaactcattttacagcattacacttaaaataaatagcttacagatgattagatttaaaaaaaaaaaaagcttgtctctcagtccagttgtgtcacttcaacatagttcatttCCACCAAAATGCTACAAGATGGCATCAAAGCCTTGTCAAATAGAAAAGTAGTCCTACTTTTACTTGTACTGttctctgcctagcaacaagtggcatGTATGTCATGTGACCAGAAATAAAAGTTAAGTTCCAGCATTTTACGTGACATTATAACACatgataaattattttgtcaattatatgcaaaatatatttttttttctatactttattaaaataatggtaaaaattaaaaaggtaTTTTCTTTACTAATTAGAAGTGTCACTCTTGAGGAAACGTATGATCTTTGAATGTGCTTTGTCAATTCTGTCCAATTTCtttctgatttgttttgttactCAAAAATAACCTTAACTGGCCTGAACATGtgcagttttgtgttttttgagtACCTGTACAGGGTCGCATTATGCTGTTTAACAGGGGCGGGAAACCTCCATCGCGTGGGCCATATAAAAccctaaaaacataaaaagatcTGAAGTTtctgttgtttaaaaaataataataattataataatcacCCCGCAAATGTTCATAATATTCAATATACCACATTCACATCATATCAGTTTTTTTCCTGAGTGGGACAGCTGTCCCGAAGATTCTGTCCCAGTGGCTAAAAAAGGGAGCATAGTTGCTGTTGGGCCTCTGATGGTGCATGTCATGAGCGGGCGCTCCCCCCAACAGGCCGAAGGGCACCAGGCGATTGAGGCCCCACGGTAGGTCATAGCCAATGTGGTCCTCCACAGACATCCAGATACTAAGCACCATGACGCACCAGGTGGTCAGCGGGTGGCACTTGAGCAGAATGGGGTCCTGGTTGCTCCAGAATCCCACCGTCATTAGTTCTGGAATGCTGAGCTGCTCGGTGGACCAGGAGAAGGGAGCGGCGTATTCGTGGTGGATGGCGTGGATGCAGCGGTACAGCTGCACGTGCTTGTGGTGTATGACGTGCCAGATGTAGTACTGAGTGTCAAAGACGAGAAGAAGGGCCAGGCCGTCGACGAAGACCCTGCCGAGCGCAGGTGCTTCCTGAGGCATCGCTGGCAGAGGTAAGACAAACATGCTGACCACCACACTCGGCAGGACAAAGAAAATGTGGTTAAAGAGAGCCATCCGGAAGCTCCTTGCCATCATTCCCAGCGTAGGTCGCTTTACCGGCTGGATCTTGTACTTATAGAACAAAGGCACCTTTTCTCCCAGCAGGTCCATGGCTGCGAAAGGCACGCTGAAGACGACGTAGCTGGAAAAGGCGAGGAGGACCGGGAATAAAGGAGACGAGATGAGATGCTGGTGGTGGCCAAGCAGATGGTTCCAGACAGGCTGCAGGAGATGATCGGAACGGCTAAAGGTGAGAGGACGCAGAGGCACCTCGCTGACATTCAACATCTTGAAGCAATGcactgtgctgctgctgcttctggaTGCTCAAGCCTGGAAAAATCCCTCTTTTCCATGTGGAGTTTGGCTCAAAGAGCTTTAGTGTCAACACGCACAAACCAAAAAGATTAACTATTAAATAGCACAACACACTGATGTGCTAAACAACATGGTTTAGGGGAGATAGCAGCATGAGAAAAGTAAGGGGAGCAACCAGTCTGGGATATACTCTgcgtcttgcccaaagtcagctgggatcggcgcCAGCTCAATTTAGTTTATGGTCATTGATGGTGgtgtggtacatttgcctgatttCGGTGCAGGTTCAGTCCCTCAACTCTGTGACAATGTATGTGTGATAGATTGTCTGTCTTTGTGCCCTGTAATAGATTggtccagtccagggtgtgccaaGAGGCACCCTCTTGCCTGAcatcggctgggataggctccagctccgtGCAACTCTGAATAAGGTTAGTggtatggatggataatttgttTAAGGGGCTTAATTGTCCCATGTTATTAAAGCCCTGCTCTTATGAGGTATGGTTGCATTTCAGTttgccattttaaaaatatttttacatttttgtttaaatctttttttgcaACCAAATTTCATCCGTTCTCTGCACCgctatcctcactagagtcacgggtgcactggagcctatcccagctgactcttggcgagaggcggggtacaccctgaactggtcgccggccaattgcagggcacacattaacaaataaccatttacactcacattcacacctatggaaaatttcaattaacctaccatgcatagttttggaatgtgggaggaaactggagtgcccagagaaaacccatataggcactgggagaacatgcaaactccacacagaaaggtcagagcctggatttgaatccacgacctctgaactgtgaggcggatgtgctaaacagtctcCACAACAAACCTTagtcaacaaaataataaaaaaacatgtttaaaaatccCTGTATTTAACTGTCAAATCTgaaagaaaaactgacccattggAATTGTATGAAACAAATTGAAGTTTAAAACTGAGTTAATAACAAAAACAGTTGATAAAATGTCACTATAACACCGAATGATCATTACAACATGATTTATTGGAGGAAATCAGAAACTCATtgaatttggttttttttacatgttcaaaaagtaccgtaatttctcgtgtataatgcacacccatgtataatacgcaccccaagttagttagttttttcaaagaattaatCAGTTAAGCAtgttatttgaacacgtaatcctttttacttactcttattttgaaattcacagccctacttttattcagtaaatgggaaaacacacagttgtgctcatgtttgattacccaggcagaatttgtaagatgggtacaattcttgaaagaaaacatgaaggaccaggtgaaacacaattaattttattttaatggaatttaaattaaacagtcaagcatttcagaaaagcattatcattcaacaacACATaatcataaagaaattaatgatagtTGTTGattagtcatcagtcatattaaaacaaatatttcacaaattctgccagggtatgtaaacttatgagcagaactgtacatatatgcagtcatacgtaccactgtcatattggaatgaaagtgtaggctgcaccttttttataaccactatgTGTCGGTGGCATTTTAGAATGTAAGTATACAGcattttcataaccactagatggcggcatacatttataaaatgtgaacgtttttttacatttgcccctatacccatgtatagtgcgcactgttgacttttgactattttgggagggggggggggggcgcattatacacaagaaatgacGGTGACACAAATCAAGCTACTTCTTTTCACTGGCCTTCTTGGAAATCGTCTTGTTGGTGTTGGCGTACTTCTGCCGATCATTTCTGTGAAGAGAGACAAATTATTCTACTGCTAACTGAATcctaaataattattattatttttatttattattttttttttttttagatacctGGACATTTTGACTTTGCTTCGGCAGCCCAGTCCTCCCTCCCAGTGGCTGGTGTGAGGACCTCTGGTCATCATGCTGCCACAATTGACGCAAGGCTTCCCGTTGCTGTACGGCTGCATCAACAAATGTAGTCAGGATACAGTTGAAGATGTTCCAATGCGATCGCTTCAAGCTCACCTGCTCTTTGGCACAGAAGCCACAAATCATCCTGCTGGCGAGCTCCATGGGATGGTCCTGGTCCTCATCGTGGCACACGTCGCAAGGGTAAGCCCGGCCGCAACACGGAAACCTTGACGACACGCGTGGTTGTAACACCTATATACTCTtatgtacattaaaaatgacaatagAAAGAGCGAACGTGATACCTGAGCCAGCGATGGCTCTGCTTGTAATGCTTGCATGCTCCTTTTTCTGGTAGTGGCTTCCCCTTTTGAACAGCTGGATCTCTTACCGTCTTCAAATTAACAGTAGAAGCACTTGGACCTGTgcgcgcatgcgcacacacacaaaacaaaacacgaaataTCTGTCATTATGATATcaatgcagttctacaccaccaTTAACTACAAACACCATAATAAATTGATGGTTTaaccgatttaaaaaaaaatattgtagagAAGGCAACGGGTAGGCCAAGGAGGAAACCACTATAAACTGcttacaaaaagttagggatattcagcttttgggtgaaatttcagtaTGAACATATAATGcagtataacctttacaggtgtaTACAATGAAAGGTTATAATGAGAGCTGAAACAGAAAACTTGTAAATTTTTTCCGCTTTAAGAATTGGATCTGCCTTCATGCACTTTGATACAAAGAAAAAATGACATTCTACACTAATTACTGGATGTGTGACGACATCAGCACCAGTATCTGGTGTGGCGTATAAAATAGTTGTCCAACattgacaattgctttcaacataTCATCTTTTTCCCTTTGCGTGGCACATATTGGTCAGACTGTGGTTGTTTTGGTCGTGCAGAATAAGAGGTTAAACCTTTGCTAATCTGCTGGGGAAGAATGTAGGTGAGCTTTCACCTGTTTTGTCTCTGCGTGGCTGAATGTACTGGAATCTGGCACTCTCG includes these proteins:
- the ch25hl1.1 gene encoding cholesterol 25-hydroxylase-like protein 1, member 1, which encodes MLNVSEVPLRPLTFSRSDHLLQPVWNHLLGHHQHLISSPLFPVLLAFSSYVVFSVPFAAMDLLGEKVPLFYKYKIQPVKRPTLGMMARSFRMALFNHIFFVLPSVVVSMFVLPLPAMPQEAPALGRVFVDGLALLLVFDTQYYIWHVIHHKHVQLYRCIHAIHHEYAAPFSWSTEQLSIPELMTVGFWSNQDPILLKCHPLTTWCVMVLSIWMSVEDHIGYDLPWGLNRLVPFGLLGGAPAHDMHHQRPNSNYAPFFSHWDRIFGTAVPLRKKTDMM
- the kti12 gene encoding protein KTI12 homolog, with protein sequence MPLIVMCGYPCSGKTRRAEELKVHFEQNTDRKVHVVGDSPLSAEKNVVYADSQKEKQVRAALKAEVERNVNKDDIVILDSLNYIKGYRYELFCLIKHAQTPHCLVYCLTSGDVSSEWNTSRDPEEQYTQEILDALVLRFEAPDSRNRWDSPLFNILQDDTLPFEAITDALFKRKAPPPNQSTQSQPLSSANFLYELDKITQDVLMAIFNAQKTSIPGDRISVPGATEKIELSRSVNMAELRKFRRQFISYSKMHPTENTGQISNMFVQYVNKSLH